In the Terriglobia bacterium genome, one interval contains:
- the fabZ gene encoding 3-hydroxyacyl-ACP dehydratase FabZ gives MEGTFSALKIREILEIMPHRYPFLLVDRIIEFDGKNRMVGIKNVSFNEAFFQGHFPEHPVMPGVLVVEALAQVGVILLFSADESRNSKLVYFSGIDNCRFRQPVIPGDQIRLEVTSIKRRGNFFKMKGEALVDGTLVAEAELSCAIVDRG, from the coding sequence ATGGAAGGCACTTTCTCTGCGCTGAAGATACGCGAAATCCTGGAAATCATGCCCCACCGTTACCCGTTTCTGCTGGTCGACCGCATCATCGAGTTTGACGGCAAAAACCGGATGGTCGGAATAAAGAATGTTTCCTTCAACGAAGCGTTCTTCCAGGGTCACTTTCCAGAACACCCGGTCATGCCGGGTGTTCTGGTAGTCGAGGCTCTGGCCCAGGTCGGCGTGATCCTTCTCTTCAGTGCGGACGAGAGCCGCAACTCCAAGCTGGTTTATTTTTCGGGAATCGACAACTGCCGCTTTCGCCAACCCGTGATTCCGGGCGATCAGATCCGTCTGGAGGTTACCTCGATCAAGCGCCGCGGCAACTTTTTCAAAATGAAGGGCGAGGCCCTGGTGGACGGCACGCTGGTAGCCGAAGCGGAACTGTCCTGCGCCATCGTGGATCGCGGCTAG
- the lpxI gene encoding UDP-2,3-diacylglucosamine diphosphatase LpxI (LpxI, functionally equivalent to LpxH, replaces it in LPS biosynthesis in a minority of bacteria.): protein MNESAVKYGLIAGNGRFPFMVLESARERSLDMVVAAIKEETFPEIESCGYPVHWLGLGQLGKLIRVFQQAGVTKAIMAGQVKHVQIFGSSLPDLTMLKTLAGLKHKSSDALIGAVARVLEEAGIALLDSTEFLKPHMVPEGTLTRRGLNEHEQADLEFGRPVAHRIALMDIGQTLVVRDRAVVAVEAMEGTDAAVRRAGDLAGGRDLTVIKVSKPKQDMRFDVPVVGPSTIRNMIEAGATALVLDAHRTLLVDRRQLVQMADSNGIAIVGLPPIE, encoded by the coding sequence ATGAACGAGAGTGCCGTCAAATACGGGCTGATTGCCGGAAATGGCAGGTTTCCTTTCATGGTGCTGGAATCGGCGCGGGAGCGCAGCTTGGACATGGTCGTCGCGGCCATAAAGGAAGAGACCTTTCCGGAGATCGAATCGTGCGGCTATCCCGTACACTGGCTCGGATTGGGACAGCTCGGTAAGCTGATTCGCGTGTTCCAGCAGGCCGGCGTCACAAAAGCGATCATGGCCGGTCAGGTCAAACACGTTCAGATCTTCGGCTCTTCCCTTCCCGATCTGACCATGCTCAAGACGCTCGCCGGCCTGAAACACAAGAGTTCAGACGCCCTGATCGGAGCCGTCGCCCGCGTGCTGGAGGAAGCGGGAATCGCCCTGCTTGATTCCACCGAGTTTCTCAAGCCGCACATGGTCCCCGAAGGGACGCTGACTCGTCGCGGCCTCAATGAGCATGAGCAGGCGGATCTGGAGTTCGGCAGGCCCGTCGCACACCGGATAGCGCTCATGGACATCGGCCAGACGCTTGTGGTCCGGGATCGGGCGGTGGTGGCCGTGGAGGCCATGGAGGGCACCGATGCAGCGGTCCGACGCGCCGGTGATTTGGCCGGCGGCAGAGATCTCACTGTGATCAAGGTGAGCAAGCCCAAACAGGATATGCGGTTCGATGTGCCGGTAGTCGGGCCATCCACCATCCGGAATATGATCGAAGCAGGGGCCACGGCTCTGGTGCTGGATGCCCACCGGACCCTGCTGGTTGATCGACGCCAATTGGTTCAAATGGCGGACAGCAACGGCATCGCAATCGTAGGGCTGCCCCCGATCGAATGA
- a CDS encoding Gfo/Idh/MocA family oxidoreductase: MVDKIRVGVVGVGALGQHHARVYSTLPDVTLVGVVDTRPGRAEEIAGPLATQSFADYRQLFGKVDAVSIAAPTTLHGEIGEEFLNQGVSVLVEKPISHTLADADRLMRAAQTSGCVLQVGHLERFNPAIQAVREIVNRPRFFEAHRMGLFSPRSLDIDVILDLMIHDLDIISSLVPTPPVHIEAVGIAILTKRIDIANARIQFGDGCVANVTASRVSMEKIRKLRFFQAREYISIDYTRQDVSIFRLDGPPARAAQIISQKLTPPRREPLDLELRAFLDAVRGRGQVACTGAEGKKTLELALQILEKAEKAQAQALNSGPEIR; the protein is encoded by the coding sequence ATCGTGGACAAGATCCGTGTCGGCGTAGTCGGGGTGGGAGCCCTCGGCCAACACCACGCCCGAGTCTATTCGACGCTGCCCGATGTCACGCTCGTGGGTGTGGTCGATACCCGACCGGGACGAGCCGAAGAGATTGCCGGGCCACTCGCTACTCAGTCATTTGCAGACTATCGGCAGCTTTTCGGCAAAGTGGATGCCGTCAGCATTGCCGCGCCCACCACCCTGCACGGGGAAATCGGGGAAGAGTTCTTGAACCAGGGAGTGAGCGTGCTGGTGGAGAAACCGATCAGCCACACCCTCGCCGACGCCGACCGTCTCATGCGCGCGGCGCAGACAAGTGGCTGCGTGCTCCAGGTGGGACACCTTGAACGGTTCAACCCGGCAATCCAGGCGGTGCGCGAGATCGTCAACCGGCCGCGCTTTTTCGAAGCCCACCGCATGGGGCTGTTCTCGCCGCGTAGCTTGGATATCGATGTGATCCTCGATTTAATGATCCACGATCTGGACATCATATCCTCACTCGTCCCCACACCGCCGGTACACATTGAGGCCGTCGGAATCGCGATCCTGACCAAACGCATCGATATTGCCAACGCTCGCATCCAGTTCGGCGACGGCTGCGTGGCGAACGTGACCGCCAGCCGGGTTTCCATGGAAAAGATCCGCAAGCTGCGGTTCTTCCAGGCCCGCGAGTACATCTCCATCGACTACACCCGGCAGGATGTATCGATCTTTCGACTGGATGGGCCCCCGGCCAGAGCTGCCCAGATCATCAGCCAAAAACTCACTCCCCCGCGCCGCGAGCCGCTCGATCTGGAGCTGCGCGCCTTCCTGGATGCCGTCCGGGGACGCGGTCAGGTGGCATGCACGGGAGCTGAAGGCAAAAAAACTCTGGAACTCGCCCTCCAGATTCTGGAGAAAGCGGAGAAAGCACAGGCACAAGCCCTGAATTCCGGCCCGGAAATCCGATGA
- the lpxA gene encoding acyl-ACP--UDP-N-acetylglucosamine O-acyltransferase, with protein MSIHPTAIVDKKAEIGSDVAIGPYCVVAPDVRIGNGTELGPYVSVQSGTTIGESCRFYGHSSIGTDPQDLKYMGEPTRLQIGNRNVFREFVSINRGTPHGGHVTKIGDDGLFMAYSHVGHDGQVGSHVIFANAATLAGHVAVSDHAQVGAFSAIHQFCRVGPHAFIGGFSVVTRDALPYVKTVGARNDAKTYGINTIGLQRKGFAEDSIEELKQVYRILFRSQLNTSDALVKAREGTWTAPEVAVLLEFIESSERGFIR; from the coding sequence ATGAGCATTCATCCTACGGCTATCGTCGACAAAAAGGCGGAGATCGGATCGGACGTGGCCATCGGCCCCTACTGCGTCGTGGCGCCGGACGTCCGCATCGGCAACGGCACCGAACTGGGTCCCTACGTGAGCGTGCAGAGTGGCACCACAATCGGGGAGTCCTGCAGGTTCTATGGCCACTCTTCCATCGGGACCGATCCCCAGGATCTCAAGTACATGGGGGAACCCACGCGCCTGCAGATCGGCAACCGCAACGTGTTCCGCGAGTTCGTCTCGATAAACCGCGGGACACCGCATGGAGGCCACGTCACCAAGATTGGTGATGACGGTCTGTTTATGGCTTACAGCCATGTCGGGCACGACGGCCAGGTGGGCAGCCATGTGATTTTCGCCAATGCCGCCACCCTGGCGGGACATGTTGCCGTCAGCGATCACGCGCAGGTTGGCGCGTTTTCCGCCATACATCAGTTCTGCCGCGTGGGACCTCATGCTTTCATCGGCGGCTTTTCCGTCGTGACTCGCGACGCCCTCCCCTATGTGAAAACGGTCGGCGCGCGCAACGATGCCAAGACGTACGGCATCAACACGATAGGCCTTCAGCGCAAGGGCTTTGCGGAGGACTCCATCGAAGAATTGAAGCAGGTCTATCGGATCCTGTTCCGCTCTCAACTCAACACCAGCGATGCCCTGGTTAAAGCGCGTGAGGGCACATGGACCGCGCCGGAAGTCGCAGTCCTTCTTGAGTTCATCGAAAGTTCCGAACGAGGATTTATCCGATGA